The nucleotide sequence GTAGCATTATCTTCACCATCCATCTTCTTTATTGAGTTTTTTACCATGCGTATTATCTATCACGATTGGTTAGTTGCTTAACCTTAGTTATTATTTCAATCCCATCATAAGAGGGGCGAAGCCATGCCAGGGGGTCCGGGGGATTAAAAAATCCCCCGGCGGGGTTGGGGGTTAAAGGGGGAGGGGCAGAGCCCCTCCCCCTTGAGCGGCCCGGAGTGTAGCCGGGAGAAAATGAGGCGAAGCCGAATTTTCTTACCCGGCGGAACGCAGGGGCGCAAGAGCAGCCAGTCGAGCGAAGCGAAGACCGTCTGCCGTAGGCCACCAGGGGCGAAGCCCCCTTGCCCCCGAAGGGGGTGGTGGCCGAAGGCAGACGCGACACTTACAGTTCCACCCGGCCCGAAGGGACGGGGGCAATGCTGAGCGGTAGCGAAGCATTGCATTGGAACTGTTAGTGTCGTGGCTGCTCCCACTCTGTTAGAGTGTTCCGCTGGGCGGAACACTCTAACAGAGAAACGCTGCAGCGGCAAGCCCCTGCGCGGCCCGGCCATGGTGCGCCAGGGTGGTGCTGATAGGTGGTGCCGAATGGCGGAAGCCCGGCACTACCTGAATGCACCAGGCAATTGGTGACACTATAAGGCAGATATGCCGGAAAATGCCGGCAACTACATGGCAATATCTTCCGTTTCAACGCCGGCATTTTCCCCCTGGCCGGGCTGTTGCCGGGGCTGACCCTGGGCTTGATTTTGGTCTTGTTTTTCCTGTTTCTTCCTTTCAATGATAATCATTTTCAAACGCCTAATTTCTCCCGATGCCGTTTTAACACCATGCTTTATCCCGGACACCGGTTTAGGATACGGTTCTAACTCCAGTCGGTCCTTTTCCGCTTTACTGATCAGGTGGACATGGTTCCCAAGGCTAGCTAACTGACCGCGCTGAAAGATGACCGATTTGGAAAACGGCAACTTCAAAAAAACATTGGCGTGAATAAAGTGCTTGTCGTATTCTTGACTACTTTCTGTTCTCGTTCTGGTCACTAGTGGGTGGATGGCATCGCGGCTGCTGCTTTGCCCGTGGGAATCAACTACAACCTGACCTGTTTTTCGGGCAAAGTAATCTGCATCCGCTGGGTCCTCCACGTTAAAAACAATCTTCGTAGCCGTATTTGTTGCAACTGTATTCAGGAAGTCCTCACTGACGGACTTTAAGTCCCCCAGAGCCTGGTTCGCTAAGACCATTGCATAGTTCGCGCTGCGAACTTTTGCAATAATATTTTTAAAGGCGTTGCAGGCCATATTTTGAAATTCATCAATAGCCACTACCACCAGCCGGTCTTGCTGGGTTCTGAGAGCAGCCTGGGCCTGCAAGTCCATGGCGAGCATTTTTCCAATAGATGCTGCAAACTCCGGGGCTTCTGCAGATCGTAAGTCGAAGTAAACAACATCCCCATTTTTCATTATTTCTGCAAGGTCAATATCAGGTTCGATGTCGTTGATTCGCTTAAGGTCTGCAAACGGTGTCAGCGCAGCAGTTAATCCCTGCACCTGGCTAAGTGTCATTACTTCTCTTGTGATTTCTTTAACCAATTCCGGGTCCCGAAGTATCTCTCTTATATCTCTCATGCTACATTTGATACCTCTAGTTTCAAAATATCTTAGAATTGGTATAAATATAGCTTGTTGACAATAGGTATAATATTTTGCAGCACCTTGGAAAACCAATTCCAGTGCTGTCAATACACGTTCAACCTTACTAAGTGAAGTCCCTGAATTAAGAGGGTTATAGCTATTTGACTTAATTGTCGGGTGAAGTGAAAAATAATAAAACTTTTTCCCGGCTTTTTGGGCTTCTCGTGCCAAAAGTTGTATTGCCTGTAAATCACCTTTAAAGTCTACCGCAACCACAGACAGACCATACCTAATGGCTTGAACGCATAAAGGAATAATAGCAAAGCTCGTTTTTCCTGTTCCGGCGCCACCTAACACGTGGATATGCTCTGCTAATTTATTCACTGGCAAATAGATTGGCCGCCTCATGTCGTTGAGGCCGAGGAAAATCTGCCCGGCAGGCGTCTTTTTTATTTCTTTTTCAATATCGTAATTTACTTTCACAAATTTGATTTTCTGGATATCACGATCATGTTTATTTCTAGCATATTTACCGTAGATTATACTTGCCGCAATCGCTAAACCGCCAATTATGTTCAGCCCGACCCATGTGTTAAACACGTTTGTAATGTTTATTGGAGCCCCGAACATATGCCGCAGGAATACCCACGATATTTTAAAAGGGTGCGTTAAATACCAGCCTGGCCCAACCAGGTCGGAAGGGGGCAGCCCTTTTATGGTTAATGCGACACTACTAAAACTCTTCACTATTCCCCCAGCTAATGCTCCCAATATCGTTGCGTCTACGATAAATGCAGCGGCGCCAATTCCAGCCCATTTCAAGACGGGGATCAGCTTGATATCTTTAGCCAGGTACTCTGCAACTATAGTACCTGCTTTACTGTTACCAAACCTACTCTTTTGGCGGTCAAACGCAGAAAGAATAGTTTTAGCAAATTTGCTCCACAGATCTTTAAACATAATTCA is from Pelotomaculum isophthalicicum JI and encodes:
- a CDS encoding type IV secretory system conjugative DNA transfer family protein, whose translation is MFKDLWSKFAKTILSAFDRQKSRFGNSKAGTIVAEYLAKDIKLIPVLKWAGIGAAAFIVDATILGALAGGIVKSFSSVALTIKGLPPSDLVGPGWYLTHPFKISWVFLRHMFGAPINITNVFNTWVGLNIIGGLAIAASIIYGKYARNKHDRDIQKIKFVKVNYDIEKEIKKTPAGQIFLGLNDMRRPIYLPVNKLAEHIHVLGGAGTGKTSFAIIPLCVQAIRYGLSVVAVDFKGDLQAIQLLAREAQKAGKKFYYFSLHPTIKSNSYNPLNSGTSLSKVERVLTALELVFQGAAKYYTYCQQAIFIPILRYFETRGIKCSMRDIREILRDPELVKEITREVMTLSQVQGLTAALTPFADLKRINDIEPDIDLAEIMKNGDVVYFDLRSAEAPEFAASIGKMLAMDLQAQAALRTQQDRLVVVAIDEFQNMACNAFKNIIAKVRSANYAMVLANQALGDLKSVSEDFLNTVATNTATKIVFNVEDPADADYFARKTGQVVVDSHGQSSSRDAIHPLVTRTRTESSQEYDKHFIHANVFLKLPFSKSVIFQRGQLASLGNHVHLISKAEKDRLELEPYPKPVSGIKHGVKTASGEIRRLKMIIIERKKQEKQDQNQAQGQPRQQPGQGENAGVETEDIAM